In Macadamia integrifolia cultivar HAES 741 chromosome 5, SCU_Mint_v3, whole genome shotgun sequence, a single window of DNA contains:
- the LOC122078339 gene encoding uncharacterized protein LOC122078339, with translation MEDAFKVRVDKAFGSLASSSPSSSSLRSLWSLSDDEVERKEWNRGTDRLDREETPCSSSFDGFVGKDRKSSQKKSRNIRKEFEEDLEDIEDDDEDDQQGRDSSDQSDGHDKEEWEIRSSIGLDCTLDNEEEEDEYDNVAIGKENTGDRLYMKDITDHGNFLNYHNVFPNSFEEVTRDPRANHLAARIRLKEDETEAAKSDSSQAPDKMVPAALDSQVSEGGNLKSILKRKENQADSKPRKRVRFDPKCENNHDSDIEEPQDLLSVAHSIGTPTVAEDGSSSPQGSHGIPDYLRNPSKYTCYSFDSLGGVDEESNRQAYMDFLSMMRKPSSVDTDLDGTCTDASKLIVFTPKKKANNASIASSTEVDITQENGSEESAHKASVPLCIAAGESQEGEACAMDEDDLGTAATDKTSGTRKLARQYRLKVRLDDSDT, from the exons ATGGAAGACGCTTTCAAAGTTCGGGTTGACAAGGCTTTTGGCTCTCTAGCTTCGTCTTCACCATCATCTTCGTCTCTGCGTTCGTTATGGTCTCTGTCTGACGACGAGGTTGAAAGGAAGGAATGGAATCGAGGTACAGACAGGCTCGACAGAGAAGAAACCCCATGTTCCTCTTCCTTCGATGGATTCGTCGGAAAGGACCGTAAGTCTTCacagaaaaaatcaagaaatattCGGAAAGAGTTTGAAGAGGATCTAGAAGACATCGAGGACGATGATGAAGACGACCAACAAGGCCGTGATTCTTCAGATCAATCTGATGGTCACGACAAGGAAGAATGGGAAATTAGGTCGTCAATTGGCTTGGACTGTACTCTGGATAACGAG gaggaagaagatgaatatGACAATGTAGCTATTGGCAAGGAAAATACCGGTGACCGCTTGTATATGAAGGATATTACTGATCATGGGAACTTCTTAAATTATCATAATGTGTTTCCGAATTCCTTTGAGGAGGTCACTCGGGATCCACGCGCTAATCACTTGGCAGCAAGAATTAGGCTCAAAGAAGATGAAACCGAAGCCGCAAAATCAGATTCTTCTCAGGCTCCTGATAAAATGGTACCAGCTGCTTTGGATTCTCAAGTATCTGAAGGTGGTAACTTGAAATCTATTctgaaaaggaaggaaaatcagGCAGATTCAAAGCCACGAAAACGTGTGAGGTTTGACCCTAAATGTGAAAACAATCATGACAGTGACATAGAGGAACCCCAAGATTTGTTGTCGGTAGCGCATTCAATTGGTACGCCTACAGTTGCAGAAGATGGTTCATCATCGCCTCAAGGTTCCCATGGAATTCCAGATTATTTACGAAATCCATCGAAATATACATGCTATAGTTTTGATTCATTAGGCGGAGTTGATGAAGAATCTAATCGACAAGCTTACATGGATTTTCTCAGCATGATGAGGAAGCCAAGTTCTGTCGACACAGACCTGGATGGTACTTGCACAGATGCTTCAAAATTGATTGTCTTTACTCCTAAAAAGAAGGCAAATAATGCCTCAATTGCAAGCAGCACTGAGGTTGATATAACTCAGGAAAATGGTTCTGAGGAGTCAGCACACAAGGCAAGCGTGCCCCTTTGCATTGCGGCTGGTGAATCCCAAGAAGGAGAAGCTTGTGCAATGGATGAAGATGATCTGGGAACAGCAGCCACAGATAAAACCAGTGGCACCCGAAAATTGGCCCGTCAGTACAGACTGAAAGTTCGGTTGGATGACTCTGATACTTGA
- the LOC122078243 gene encoding trihelix transcription factor ASR3 isoform X1: MAHETLSPTAAAAAPADAQPNATPLSNGLDGADDANRPPRLPRWTRQEILVLIQGKKVAENRVRRGRASGSALGSNLLEPKWASVSSYCKRHGVNRGPVQCRKRWSNLAGDYKKIKEWESQIKDESESFWVMRNDLRRERKLPGFFDREVYDILDGRSETDPATVTADVKDEVLAVAAVEEEEAVFDSGRSAAAEDGLFSDFDQSGQDEAGGSPEKETVATGSPTTTVPAPLPISEKQYQPFCKGYLDQGATNEKQPTVNPEKGSTSQEGRKRRRLSTDVGSEATLPDQLIEVLERNSKMLASQLEVQNMNCQLDRDQRKDHADSLVSVLSKLADALGRIADKL; the protein is encoded by the exons ATGGCGCATGAGACTTTAAGcccaacagcagcagcagcggcGCCCGCCGATGCACAGCCCAACGCAACGCCTCTCTCGAACGGCCTCGACGGTGCCGATGACGCCAATAGACCACCGAGGCTCCCTCGGTGGACGAGACAGGAGATACTGGTCCTTATTCAAGGCAAGAAGGTGGCGGAGAACCGGGTTCGTAGGGGTCGGGCCAGCGGTTCGGCGCTCGGGTCCAACCTACTGGAGCCTAAGTGGGCTTCCGTGTCGTCCTACTGCAAACGACACGGCGTGAATCGGGGACCAGTCCAGTGCCGGAAACGGTGGAGTAATCTCGCCGGAGATTACAAGAAGATAAAGGAGTGGGAATCGCAGATTAAAGACGAGTCGGAATCGTTCTGGGTCATGAGGAATGATctgaggagagagaggaaattGCCTGGATTCTTTGATAGGGAGGTTTACGATATCTTGGACGGAAGGAGTGAGACTGATCCGGCGACGGTGACTGCCGATGTGAAGGACGAAGTGTTGGCAGTAGCGGCGGTGGAGGAAGAGGAGGCCGTCTTCGACAGCGGCCGGAGCGCTGCGGCGGAAGATGGTCTATTTTCGGATTTTGATCAGTCGGGGCAAGACGAGGCTGGTGGGAGCCCTGAGAAAGAAACTGTGGCGACAGGTAGCCCTACGACGACTGTCCCGGCTCCGTTGCCGATTTCGG AGAAGCAGTACCAGCCATTTTGCAAAGGATATTTAGATCAAG GTGCAACAAATGAAAAACAACCTACTGTGAATCCTGAGAAAGGGTCTACGTCTCAAGAAGGACGAAAGCGGAGGCGGTTATCAACTGATGTTGGCAGTGAAGCCACTCTGCCAGACCAATTGATCGAGGTCCTAGAGAGGAACAGTAAAATGCTAGCATCACAACTTGAGGTTCAGAACATGAATTGCCAATTAGACAGAGACCAGCGGAAGGACCATGCTGACAGTTTAGTTTCAGTTCTTAGCAAACTTGCAGATGCTTTAGGAAGGATTGCTGATAAGTTATAA
- the LOC122078243 gene encoding trihelix transcription factor ASR3 isoform X2, producing the protein MAHETLSPTAAAAAPADAQPNATPLSNGLDGADDANRPPRLPRWTRQEILVLIQGKKVAENRVRRGRASGSALGSNLLEPKWASVSSYCKRHGVNRGPVQCRKRWSNLAGDYKKIKEWESQIKDESESFWVMRNDLRRERKLPGFFDREVYDILDGRSETDPATVTADVKDEVLAVAAVEEEEAVFDSGRSAAAEDGLFSDFDQSGQDEAGGSPEKETVATGSPTTTVPAPLPISGATNEKQPTVNPEKGSTSQEGRKRRRLSTDVGSEATLPDQLIEVLERNSKMLASQLEVQNMNCQLDRDQRKDHADSLVSVLSKLADALGRIADKL; encoded by the exons ATGGCGCATGAGACTTTAAGcccaacagcagcagcagcggcGCCCGCCGATGCACAGCCCAACGCAACGCCTCTCTCGAACGGCCTCGACGGTGCCGATGACGCCAATAGACCACCGAGGCTCCCTCGGTGGACGAGACAGGAGATACTGGTCCTTATTCAAGGCAAGAAGGTGGCGGAGAACCGGGTTCGTAGGGGTCGGGCCAGCGGTTCGGCGCTCGGGTCCAACCTACTGGAGCCTAAGTGGGCTTCCGTGTCGTCCTACTGCAAACGACACGGCGTGAATCGGGGACCAGTCCAGTGCCGGAAACGGTGGAGTAATCTCGCCGGAGATTACAAGAAGATAAAGGAGTGGGAATCGCAGATTAAAGACGAGTCGGAATCGTTCTGGGTCATGAGGAATGATctgaggagagagaggaaattGCCTGGATTCTTTGATAGGGAGGTTTACGATATCTTGGACGGAAGGAGTGAGACTGATCCGGCGACGGTGACTGCCGATGTGAAGGACGAAGTGTTGGCAGTAGCGGCGGTGGAGGAAGAGGAGGCCGTCTTCGACAGCGGCCGGAGCGCTGCGGCGGAAGATGGTCTATTTTCGGATTTTGATCAGTCGGGGCAAGACGAGGCTGGTGGGAGCCCTGAGAAAGAAACTGTGGCGACAGGTAGCCCTACGACGACTGTCCCGGCTCCGTTGCCGATTTCGG GTGCAACAAATGAAAAACAACCTACTGTGAATCCTGAGAAAGGGTCTACGTCTCAAGAAGGACGAAAGCGGAGGCGGTTATCAACTGATGTTGGCAGTGAAGCCACTCTGCCAGACCAATTGATCGAGGTCCTAGAGAGGAACAGTAAAATGCTAGCATCACAACTTGAGGTTCAGAACATGAATTGCCAATTAGACAGAGACCAGCGGAAGGACCATGCTGACAGTTTAGTTTCAGTTCTTAGCAAACTTGCAGATGCTTTAGGAAGGATTGCTGATAAGTTATAA